GGTGAAGAAGGAAGTGTCGGGCGACAGGTTCTATATGTAGGGGTCCGCCCGCACGCTCCACATGGCCCGCGCCACGTAGGGAAAGCGCACATGCGCACGGTGATGCTTTAGTCATCCGAACCAAACGCAGGGTTTGTGACGTCATGCCTTCGTAGtcacgcgccggcggcgtccaTAGAccctcgcggcgcgctgcgtaaAGGCCTCGATCATATTCGCCGATAGTTTCTGGAACATTTGCCGGGTGAGCGCGGCATACAGCTGGTTCGCGAACGAAAAGTCCAGGGAGAACTTGACGCGCGTCTGCGGCGTGGTGCCGGCCGCAGGCAGCGCCTGGAAGCGCCAAGTGGTGCTGAGCGAGTTAAATAGAGCCGAGGGCTTGGCGCGTGCCTGCGTTAGTAGATCGACGTACCGTTACATATTCACCGGGGCGCATGCTCACCTCGCTCACGTAGCTCTCCTGTACAGCAGAGAAACCGATCGCGAGCTCCGCATCCACGACCGACGTCGGGCGCTCTTTTTGGGTGCGCACGTccggccggcgcgtcgggccgaggacgcgcgacgagacGCAGTAGGGCACAAACTGGGAGTAGGAGTTGACATCAGCGACGATCTCGTACAGCTCCTCTGCCGAGTACGGAAGGACGATCGTCTCTTCGTAGCTGTCGCCTTTTTGCCCACCGCCCAGAATCCCGTTGAGGTTCAAAAAGGTGCGTGGGGCGcccgcagcgagcgcacgaGGGCTCCGCCGtacgacctcgcgcagtgCATGGGCTCCGTTgctggcgcgcagcagcgccgggCGGCTCGCCCGGGCAGTTGGCAGCTGGGccacacgcagcgcaggcaGACCCCGCATCAGGTGGAAGCGAATCCTtccgacgcgtcgcggggTACTTTTGCAAATTTATATCCGGCCCAAGGCCAATTCGCGAAAATGGGAAATTTTTGGATTAACAGGCATCGTGCATAGGCGCTGGGGAGCATGCCGCTGGATACCGACCGATACCTCACCAAACAAGGATGGCAGGGGCACGGCAAGCCGCTGGACGGAGAGCAAGGCCGCGGACTTAAGAAGCCGCTCATTATCCCCCAGAAGCGCAACCTCGGTGGAATTGGCCAGAATCGCGACCGCGCCGTGGAGTGGTGGGACGATGTGTTTGCCGTACGTATCTATGCTAACATAGGCCGGTGCCAAAGCGCTTGCAATCGGGCCTAGCAAGAAGCAAGAAACCGAGGAGCCCGTACCTCGCCGCTCACTGAGCACCGTCGCCAAGATGGAGCATGCGCGGCGGATGCTCATGCGTGGAttcgtgcgcggcgagatTGTTGGTGATGAATCGCTCCTCAAAGAGCAGCACAAGAGCGCATATAATGGACAGAGCGCTACAAAGGCTACGGATGCCGTGCTAACCAAGGCGGGACTGTCAGGAGGAGGGAAGAAAGTCGAGAAGGAGGACGTGAAGGAGAAGAAAGGGGAGAAAGAGAGaaaggagaagaaggagaagaaggagaagaaggagaagaagaaggagaaggaAATAAAGGAAAAGAAGGAAAAGGAGGAGACGAAGGAAAaggaggagaagaaggaaaagagcgagaagaaggagaagaaggaaaagaaggagaagaaggagaagaaggagaagaagaaggagaagaaggaaAAGGAGGAGAAAAAAGAGAAAAAGGACAAGAGGGAAAAAGGCGACAACCAAGAAAAGAGCGACAAGCAGGCAAAGAGCGACACGAAGGACAAAAAGAAAAAGTCCGAGTCCAAGCCGGCCAAGTCTGAAAAGAAAAAGTCCTCTTCCTCCCAAACCGAACACACCCCCGCAGAGACTACCCTGCTCACGAAGCGCAAGTCCGCGCCCATGTCGAGTGATGCCCCCCTCTCGACCGATACCCCCAAGCGGAAGCGCACCGCGTAGCGCCGTAGCACACACCTCCACTTGGAATCTCCTGTTCCTTGGCTTGGATGGGCGTCGCATGTCCTCGTACGGAGGACTGCGTGCATCCCCTGCTCTCCAAGGACGCGCGTGAAGACATGGCGCCCAAGTCGGCTGACATGGAAGAGTCCACGACGCTCCTGCCCTCGGCATTttcgcgcgtctcggcggtgcTCACGTCGCAATGTGCGTGGGTGCAGACGCTGGCCAACcaagcgctgcagcgcctggccgTCAAGGCACTGTCGATGGGCCCCCTCCCCCGGCATATTGCCTTTATTATGGATGGAAACCGGCGCTGGTCGCGGGCGAATGGCGTGCGTGTGCCGGACGGGCACAAGATGGGtttcgaggcgctgcggcgcgtcctcgagctATGCATGGCGCTTGAAGGGATCTATATGGTAACTGTCTATGCTTTTGCGATAGACAACTTTAAGCGCGACCGGGAGGAAGTGAGTGCGCTGAtggagctcgccaagacgCGGCTGCTGGAGCTCTATGACCATGGGTACGTTGCCTGACTTATGCAGCGAGGTTGTCTCTCGATACAaggtgcgcgtgcgcatcgtcggccggcggcacCTCCTCCCCGGTGATGTCCAGGAAGCAGTGAACCGGCTTGAAGAGGCGACGAAGCACAATTCCGGCGCCATTCTCAACATCTGTATGCCCTATTCTGCCCAGGACGAGATCTGCACCGCGGTCAACACCTGCGTATCGCAGCAAGGAACCGTGACGCAAGAGAGCCTggacgctgcgctgctcgtgccgACCGCCGTGCCGGTCGACCTGATGGTCCGCACGTCGAAAGTGAACCGCCTGAGCGACTTCCTCCTGTGGCAGTGCAACGAGCAGACACAGCTGCACTTTGTCGAGCAGTACTGGCCGCTGtttggcgcgcgcgagctgatCCCTATCCTATTACAATACCAACGCGAAAAGCTACTGGGAATCTAATGTCGGAAGCACAATGACCGGCCCTCCTCGCAGAGCTCGGGCCAGTAAAGTGAAGGCAGTCCGTTGCTTTTGGCCATGCATGAAGGTCTTACGCTGTGGGATAGCAGCGCAATACCGATGAATAGGCCCACTGACACTGACGCACACGTCGCTCAATCGTAGGGGTGCATTCGTGCTGTACAAGATACGGTTATACTGTGTTagtgctcggcgagcaggttGCATTCCTCCTGCACGCTGACATTGTCGGgatggcgcaggcggtcgacgaccaCCTCGCGGaacgcggcgagcgtgcagaTCTCTGGGCGGCCGGGATAGTGCttgcccggcgcgctgcatcccgggacgacgagcggctcgtcgccgtagCGGCACCGCACAtaggcgccgtcgccgctctccttctcgagcagctccatGCTCAGCGCCGAGCCAAACGACGGCCACTTGCCGTTGAAGCATTCGAGGGTATGCAGGATTccgacgagcgtcgcgtcgtGGCCAAGGTATACACGCAGGCGGCTCGgatcgcgctcgccgaggcgaatGCGGTGCGCAAAGCTGCCGTACAGCGACGCGAAAAAGTCGCCCGTCGCCAGGCGGCGGtactgcagcgcctcttgctcGTTCTGGTTCGCAAAGCCCGCGAACCACTCGTGCACCACGGCCTCTTCCATGAGCCCCATGGCCTTTTCGTCGAGGAACGGCGCCGGGGCATCGATGCCGtgggccgccgcggcgcgcgccgtgtctACGAGGCCGCTCAGGCGCGgctggccgtcgacgcgcggTCCCTTTCCGTTGTTGTGCGGCGCGATgctctcgtcgagctgcgcgagcttggGGTTGTACACGACCGCGGCCTCTTTTGCAAACGTGCGCatgagctgcgcgaggcggccgcaGGTGCGGGGGTTGGGGAGCATATTTTCTTCGGTAATGTTGCGTATAAATACATGGGGCACAAGCGTTCCAGGCTGCCCCAGAAACGGGTCCATCAAACCGGTAATCACCTGGTCGAGGCTctgcgcggtgcggcgcataTCGGTACTGCGGAAGTAGAccatcgcctcgtcgctcgccgcgaggcgctctggCAAAAAGTGCAGCTTGTCGACGTAcaggcgccgcatcgcgcggccgagctggAGCATCGACATGCGCCCCAGGTCCGTCAGCTCACCCAGGAGGCAGTCGCCCGGCGCACCCGGCGCAGGCTCTGTCCCTGGGCACGCCACTTCGATCCTGCGCTGGATCATGGCCCTggacggcacgccgtctttttcgccctcggcgaggcgcagcaccgcctTGTCAAACTCGTGCGAGGTATGGCAAAAGTTCCAGCGCAGCGggatcggcggcgtggccgTCTGCATCCGCGtacgcaccggcgcgcgctcgccgtgccgcaGGACAAAAATCACttgccgcagcgcgacatCGGACGGAAGCGGCGTCCAGCCCAGCGTGTCCGACGCGCGCCCCCGCCCGTGCGGCAGCGTatcgcgcccgaggcggctcacgcccgagccccgcggcgcggcatccGCCATGGCAGCAGCATCTTCCCCCAGGCTCATCCAAGCGTGAAGAAACCGGAAAAGCTGACTAATCTACGAGGGCGGCGCAATGCTCGCGAGCGTCCCCGGCAGCGCCCGGCTGCCTTCGTTGTAGAGGAGGGCGACGGTGGCGACCACCGACACGAACAGCACAGCGACGGTGCTGCCGATGAGGAGCGTGAGCGACGATACGTCCTGCTTCTCGCATGCGGCGCCAGTCTGCGTTAGATAGAAGACGTACCCAGTACAAGGTGCGCTGTGCGCTCTTGGTCGgcgtgcaggcgcaccGCCAGCACTTTTTCCCGCCCTTGCTCGTCTCGATGGGCGAGCCGTGTCCGGAGCACTTGACGGTCGCCCGCTCAAGCGACTCCTTGGACAGGTGGCACGCACCCGCGTCGGGCAGCGAGCCGTTGAGCGGCGCaacgacgccgccgagccgcgtCGTGGACGCGGCAAacggcgcgaggagcgcctcgcgcgtctcgagtccgcggcgcgcgtggccctgcgatgcggcgtgcacgagcgcgagcggcgcggcgcccgcaagcgcgcgctgcgtcaggcGCTCCATCAccgcctgcagctgcgccttggcctcctgGAAGACGTGCGACTTGGCGCCGTACTCGCTGCGGACATCCGCGAGGGCCgagaggcgcagctggtACACCGCATCGAGGTTGATCGGCACGTTGGcgtccgcgaggcggcgcagcgcgccgagctcggcgtggaaGCGTGTGAGGGCGTCGCCCgcgtggtgcgcggcgtccttGACGCCGTTCGTCACTGTCGCGTACAGCTCCGCGAGTGCGTCGTAGTTCGTGCCAgaggcgccgtgcggcacgacgtgcgtcgcacgcagcgactCGCCAAAcagcgcctcctcgtcctcgaggccgtggaACGTGACCATGATACCGCCCTTGGCCGGGGAATCAAACaggctcgacgcgtcgtacagcgcgccgtcctcggGCAGGTGGTGCCACACCTCGGGCTGGGTGCGCTCCGCGCACGGCAGCGGGAGCGACTGCGCCtccacgccgaggtgctgcgaCAGGACAATGTTGAGGTCCGGCAGGCTAATCTCTACAGGGTTCGCCGTAGGCACGATGCCCGTGTTGAGGTACAGCGTCGCccgcgcaagcgccacaGCAGGCGCGACAAGCGCCCCGAGCGCATACGCCAGCCACGGCGTCGACATGGTACAGAGCGTACCCACCTCCATCGACCCGCTTCGGCCGAACTCCACACCACGCTCCTACATGGAGCAGGACCGGGGGCGTGCGGGGCGCCtgagccgcgcgacgaaGGATGTGCTCTTTGGGTCGGTCGCAGGGATGATGAgcaaggtgctcgagcacccgTTTGATCTGATCAAGGTGCGTCTGCAGACGCAGCCGATGCATCCCAAGCCGCACTACGCCGGAGCGTATGACTGCTTTCGGCagacgctgcagcacgaAGGCGTCCGGGGCCTCTTTCGCGGCGTCTCGATGCCGCTCGTGGGCGCGACGATGGAGAATGCTGCGCTCTTTCTCACCTATAACCAGATCCAAGAGGGGCtccgcaaggcgctcggcgcgccgcgcgatcagccggcgccgctctcgcagctg
The Malassezia japonica chromosome 2, complete sequence genome window above contains:
- a CDS encoding acid phosphatase (COG:I; EggNog:ENOG503NV73); this translates as MADAAPRGSGVSRLGRDTLPHGRGRASDTLGWTPLPSDVALRQVIFVLRHGERAPVRTRMQTATPPIPLRWNFCHTSHEFDKAVLRLAEGEKDGVPSRAMIQRRIEVACPGTEPAPGAPGDCLLGELTDLGRMSMLQLGRAMRRLYVDKLHFLPERLAASDEAMVYFRSTDMRRTAQSLDQVITGLMDPFLGQPGTLVPHVFIRNITEENMLPNPRTCGRLAQLMRTFAKEAAVVYNPKLAQLDESIAPHNNGKGPRVDGQPRLSGLVDTARAAAAHGIDAPAPFLDEKAMGLMEEAVVHEWFAGFANQNEQEALQYRRLATGDFFASLYGSFAHRIRLGERDPSRLRVYLGHDATLVGILHTLECFNGKWPSFGSALSMELLEKESGDGAYVRCRYGDEPLVVPGCSAPGKHYPGRPEICTLAAFREVVVDRLRHPDNVSVQEECNLLAEH
- the RER2 gene encoding ditrans,polycis-polyprenyl diphosphate synthase [(2E,6E)-farnesydiphosphate specific] (COG:H; TransMembrane:1 (i113-132o); EggNog:ENOG503NVA6), yielding MGVACPRTEDCVHPLLSKDAREDMAPKSADMEESTTLLPSAFSRVSAVLTSQCAWVQTLANQALQRLAVKALSMGPLPRHIAFIMDGNRRWSRANGVRVPDGHKMGFEALRRVLELCMALEGIYMVTVYAFAIDNFKRDREEVSALMELAKTRLLELYDHGEVVSRYKVRVRIVGRRHLLPGDVQEAVNRLEEATKHNSGAILNICMPYSAQDEICTAVNTCVSQQGTVTQESLDAALLVPTAVPVDLMVRTSKVNRLSDFLLWQCNEQTQLHFVEQYWPLFGARELIPILLQYQREKLLGI
- a CDS encoding uncharacterized protein (COG:S; EggNog:ENOG503P6RU), encoding MPLDTDRYLTKQGWQGHGKPLDGEQGRGLKKPLIIPQKRNLGGIGQNRDRAVEWWDDVFAAGAKALAIGPSKKQETEEPVPRRSLSTVAKMEHARRMLMRGFVRGEIVGDESLLKEQHKSAYNGQSATKATDAVLTKAGLSGGGKKVEKEDVKEKKGEKERKEKKEKKEKKEKKKEKEIKEKKEKEETKEKEEKKEKSEKKEKKEKKEKKEKKEKKKEKKEKEEKKEKKDKREKGDNQEKSDKQAKSDTKDKKKKSESKPAKSEKKKSSSSQTEHTPAETTLLTKRKSAPMSSDAPLSTDTPKRKRTA
- a CDS encoding uncharacterized protein (COG:S; SECRETED:SignalP(1-21); TransMembrane:1 (n5-15c23/24o336-359i); EggNog:ENOG503P6KA) → MSTPWLAYALGALVAPAVALARATLYLNTGIVPTANPVEISLPDLNIVLSQHLGVEAQSLPLPCAERTQPEVWHHLPEDGALYDASSLFDSPAKGGIMVTFHGLEDEEALFGESLRATHVVPHGASGTNYDALAELYATVTNGVKDAAHHAGDALTRFHAELGALRRLADANVPINLDAVYQLRLSALADVRSEYGAKSHVFQEAKAQLQAVMERLTQRALAGAAPLALVHAASQGHARRGLETREALLAPFAASTTRLGGVVAPLNGSLPDAGACHLSKESLERATVKCSGHGSPIETSKGGKKCWRCACTPTKSAQRTLYWTGAACEKQDVSSLTLLIGSTVAVLFVSVVATVALLYNEGSRALPGTLASIAPPS